One window from the genome of Babylonia areolata isolate BAREFJ2019XMU chromosome 13, ASM4173473v1, whole genome shotgun sequence encodes:
- the LOC143289014 gene encoding uncharacterized protein LOC143289014 encodes MATSGDIKYNVTCGVLEEEKKSITLMYTVPDPKDHITWDWIHKLSEDGTSCHVAQMIAQDSKRGHRSRPIPDPVFKKLGSSPKKTRDGIYYKVKMSRKDEVSIEEYFNAS; translated from the exons TGACCTGCGGAGTacttgaagaagaaaagaaaagcatcacTTTGATGTATACAGTTCCTGATCCCAAAGATCATATAACTTGGGACTGGATTCATAAACTGTCGGAGGA TGGCACCAGCTGTCATGTGGCTCAGATGATTGCTCAGGACAGCAAGCGAGGTCACCGATCAAGACCCATAcctgacccagtcttcaaaaaACTAGGATCTAGT ccgaaGAAGACTCGCGATGGCATCTACTACAAGGTGAAAATGTCCAGAAAAGATGAAGTCAGCATTGAAGAATATTTCAATGCATCTTGA